GGAGAGTTTAACGGTACGGGGAATCATCGTGTCGAAAACAACCTTGCCGAAGAAACGACGAACTTCGTTCGCAACTTCACGGGCAAGCGTCGTACGACCATCGTACATAGTAAGTACGACACCGAAGATATCAAGGCTCGGATTAAGCATGCCTTTGACACGTTTCATCGAATCAAGAAGTTTTGTCACACCCTCGAGTGCGTAAAACTCGCACTGAATAGGGATGAGGAGCTTATCGGATGCGACAAGAGCATTAATCGTAAGCAAGCCCAGAGAAGGCGGGCAATCGATGAAGATGTAATCGTACTTACCACGAAGAGCACCAATGGCGTTCTTCAGACGATTCTCGCGAGCCATCTCATTTACGAGCTCTACTTCCGCACCAGCAAGATTGATGGTTGCAGGAAGAAGGTCGAGACCTTCGCTCACATCGGGAACGATAGCATCCATAACAGATACGTCATCCAGCAGCACGTCGTAGACATCATGAGCAATCTGGCTCTTATCGACGCCAAGACCACTCGTTGCGTTGCCCTGGGGATCCAAATCCACCAGCAAAACGGCCTTATTGAGTTCACCAAGCGCAGCAGATAGATTTACTGCCGTAGTGGACTTACCAACGCCGCCTTTCTGGTTGATGATCGCCATAATCTTCGTTTCACCGATAACATGGGTTACACGTTTTTTCTGATCCATGGTCTTAATCGGCTTCATCTCGATGACTTCCTCGGTGAATTCTTCTTCAACCGGGGCAGATTCTTCGATTTCCGCCGGTTCTGGTTCCTCTACTGCAGGAACATCTTCTTCATGGTCATTCTTCGGTTCTTCGACAGTATCTAGCGGCTTTTTTTCGCGCTTAAAACTATCAAATAGTCCCACGAGGACCCCCTTTCTTATCGGTTGCAACTGATTATACTCACGATTGATTGTTTCACGTGAAACTTTCCTTTTCTTTCTTTCGATGTGCATAGATTTGTAGGCGTACGAGCTGGGTAATCAATTGTTTCACGTGAAACAATCTACAGGAGGAAGGAAATCGAGATCATTCAAGCAATGGTGAGGTCAATATCTTCGAGAGCATCTCTAAGGTCACTCATTTGCAAAGACATAGTTTCCACCTGAACCCATTCAGCTGATTGTTTCACGTGAAACACGATAGCTGTGTCTTCAATACATTGACTTCAAGCCAAATACCCTAGCCTTTTAATTAATTGATGAGGAATGATTTGGGCACGATCGTGAAGATTATGATCCTCAACCATTTAAATCAGCTGATAGATCAATTCAATTACCGGGATTACTATCTATAGAAATACGGCAACAGAGAAGTATTAAGCCAAACAAAGGTCTGTTTACGCAATACAAACCACTTGGTTCATTGTTTCACGTGAAACATTTCGTCCCTTATCCGTCGTCTATTTCAAGCGCAAATACAATGCTAGAGATCAACGACGAACGTAGCATTCAGCAAAAGCATCGAATGAATGAACGAAACTTGAGTTACCTCATTCATTATTAAGACACGTGCTTTGTAAAGCGACTACTCGAATGAATAATATCGCGCGCTGCTTTGATCTGATTCATGCTAAGCATGTTTCACGTGAAACAGTAATGAGACTGAACCTTAGATGCCGTAAATCATAACTACAGTATCTCGATATCAAAGTTCATTCCACCACATCATTGGTTCCTACCTATAAAGACACTGTTAAAGGTTACACGATTCTTAACGTTATTCACTTGCCTAAGCATTTATGCAATCAATTCAAAAAGCAAGCATCAACGAATAACTCATCAAACACCTGATGTTTCACGTGAAACAACCTCACCGAAACGAGCATCTGTAATTCATTCATCGGCGTGACAAACATCAAATGGGATATGGGATTTCAATTCTTGGGTGATAGTTGGTGTCCACAGAATCGTTTTATTTCCAATAAACTGACCTACGATGCATCCTCAACGCAATAAAACGATTCTACGAGCCACTCAGCAACGACCATATTCAATAGAAAGCTCCTGATGTTTCACGTGAAACATCAGGAGCATGCGAATACAACGTGGTAGCTCTAAATTTCTCTAAACTGAATTACTCGATCTTATTGAGAAGCATACATGAAAAAGAATCGCTGATAGAACTAATTACATAGTGCTTATCGGGAAAAACGATAAATTGCAAAGCAATGATACGCGCACGGCACTCTACGCAAGCGGTTTCTTTTGAGCCAAGCCAACACGGCGTGGCAAACTCATCTTCGGCTTCGACGCCTTTTCAAATACGAGGACACTTCGTGACGTCTCATTATCAGAAAGCATAAACTCCCTTACGGAAACAAACTTCATACCTACCTTATTCTGAATTGTGAGTGCACGATCGAGTTCATCTTGATACGTACCGGATTTATAGCTTATAAGCTGTCCACCCATTTTCAAAAGAGGACTCGCAAGTTCAAGCAAAACCGGCAAAGCAGCAAGAGCACGTGCGGTAACAAGCGCATACTGACCTTTGCGTTCAGAACCAAGGTCTTCGATACGGCCATGCCAGGTAGAAATACGGTCGGAAAGGCCGAGCTGTTCAATAATAGAATCCAGCTGAGCAGTCTTCTTGCCAACAGAATCAATCAAATCGAAGGGACGACCTGTAGCAATAGAGAGAGGAATACCAGGAAAACCACCGCCGGTACCAATATCAGCTGCTTTACCTTCAGGAGCTTGAAGGACATCAGGCACTGCAGTAAGGGAATCTTCGATATGAAGCAGCCTGCCAGACTCAGGAGAAACGATACGCGTGAGATTGGTAATCTTATTTGCTTCGATCACGAGTTCAAGATGCTTCTCAAAAAGAGAATTCTGTTCAGTAGTGAATTCCATTGCTCCCCTTATCGAAATACGTTGCTTGTATTCTGCCACAACGCGAGGAAAAAGAGATGTTTCACGTGAAACATCATGAGAGCCTGATAAATCACCCAGTAGTTCTTCCGTGGGTAAAGATAAGGCCCCGTTATAAAACGGGGCCTTAGAATTGATTTCAGAAGGTCAATTTTCTTAGTCGATTGGGGTAATCACCACATGGCGAGCAGCGCCCTCACCCTGGGAACCCGTGTCAACCTGATCATTATCACGAAGCGCCATGTGAATGATGCGACGCTCGTAGGGAGTCATCGGACGAAGCTTGATGCTGCGACCCTGCGACAGAGCACGCTTGGCAGCGGAATGAGCGAGTGACTCAAGCTTCTCACGCTGACGATTCTTGTAGCCTTCGACATCAACGACGACAGGATAGCGATAGCCAATCTGGCGAGAGGTGATCGAAGAGATGAGGAACTGGAGCGCATCGAGCGTCTTGCCATGACGGCCAATAAGCACTGCCAAATCATCACCGGTGATATCCAGAATGAGCTCACCTTCATCACCTTCGTACTCGTCGATGGTGACTTCGCCAAGATTGAAGTACTTCAGGATATCCTCGAGAGCGGCAATTGCGGTGTCGGCAATCTGATCAAGCTCTTCCTCGGAGATAGCATCGTCCTCAGCTGCATCTTCAGCAGCTTCGTCGACGAGTTCGTCCACCTGCTCTTCGGAATCCTCAACGATTTCCTCGACCTCAACCTGAGCTTCCTGCTCGATTTCATCAGCCATGTTCTACTCCTTCAAACGCGTTTTGCGGTTATATACCAACAGT
This genomic stretch from Denitrobacterium detoxificans harbors:
- a CDS encoding ParA family protein, which gives rise to MEESAPVEEEFTEEVIEMKPIKTMDQKKRVTHVIGETKIMAIINQKGGVGKSTTAVNLSAALGELNKAVLLVDLDPQGNATSGLGVDKSQIAHDVYDVLLDDVSVMDAIVPDVSEGLDLLPATINLAGAEVELVNEMARENRLKNAIGALRGKYDYIFIDCPPSLGLLTINALVASDKLLIPIQCEFYALEGVTKLLDSMKRVKGMLNPSLDIFGVVLTMYDGRTTLAREVANEVRRFFGKVVFDTMIPRTVKLSEAPSYGQPITEYDPKGKGAEAYINMAKEVISRG
- the rsmG gene encoding 16S rRNA (guanine(527)-N(7))-methyltransferase RsmG, encoding MEFTTEQNSLFEKHLELVIEANKITNLTRIVSPESGRLLHIEDSLTAVPDVLQAPEGKAADIGTGGGFPGIPLSIATGRPFDLIDSVGKKTAQLDSIIEQLGLSDRISTWHGRIEDLGSERKGQYALVTARALAALPVLLELASPLLKMGGQLISYKSGTYQDELDRALTIQNKVGMKFVSVREFMLSDNETSRSVLVFEKASKPKMSLPRRVGLAQKKPLA
- a CDS encoding protein jag → MADEIEQEAQVEVEEIVEDSEEQVDELVDEAAEDAAEDDAISEEELDQIADTAIAALEDILKYFNLGEVTIDEYEGDEGELILDITGDDLAVLIGRHGKTLDALQFLISSITSRQIGYRYPVVVDVEGYKNRQREKLESLAHSAAKRALSQGRSIKLRPMTPYERRIIHMALRDNDQVDTGSQGEGAARHVVITPID